From a single Sander vitreus isolate 19-12246 chromosome 2, sanVit1, whole genome shotgun sequence genomic region:
- the alkbh5 gene encoding RNA demethylase ALKBH5: MAASGYSDLREKLKSMTPHRDDFKNKYVDGTSNGSSGKSRKRKFRESDDDEYEHSDDSAEHREQEASRVKSSILQKSIFTPEECALIEEKIDDVVAKGEAGLYREHTVDRAPLRNKYFFGEGYTYGSQLEKRGPGQERLYRKGEVDEIPNWVHELVIKRLVSSGVVPEGFVNSAVINDYQPGGCIVSHVDPLHIFARPIVSVSFFSDSALCFGCRFQFKPIRVSEPVFVLPVRRGSVTVLSGYAADDITHCIRPQDIKERRAVIILRKTRPDAPRLDSDSLLSSSPPVKRPPPLKAKRSHRKAEPDAAHRPRVLEMDKEENRHPSHSRHRRHSISSENYRRRGQDSNKHRESSGRKVKMRRH, from the exons ATGGCAGCCAGCGGATACTCTGACCTGAGGGAGAAGCTGAAATCCATGACTCCACACAGAGAcgactttaaaaataaatacgtGGACGGGACGAGTAACGGCAGCAGCGGAAAAAGTCGAAAGCGCAAGTTCCGAGAGTCCGACGACGATGAATATGAGCACAGCGATGACAGCGCGGAGCACCGTGAGCAGGAGGCCAGCCGGGTGAAGAGCAGTATCCTGCAGAAGAGCATCTTCACACCGGAGGAGTGCGCCCTCATCGAGGAGAAGATCGACGACGTGGTTGCCAAAGGAGAGGCTGGACTTTACCGTGAGCACACAGTGGACAGGGCGCCCCTCCGCAACAAGTACTTCTTTGGGGAGGGTTACACGTATGGATCCCAGCTGGAGAAGCGTGGACCGGGCCAGGAGAGGCTGTACCGCAAAGGAGAAGTGGATGAGATCCCAAACTGGGTGCATGAGCTAGTGATCAAGCGTCTGGTGTCTAGTGGAGTGGTCCCAGAAGGGTTTGTCAACAGTGCAGTCATCAACGATTATCAACCTGGTGGCTGCATTGTGTCACATGTAGATCCTCTGCACATCTTTGCAAGGCCCATCGTCTCCGTGTCTTTCTTCAGTGACAGCGCGCTCTGCTTCGGCTGTCGCTTCCAGTTCAAACCGATCCGGGTGTCAGAGCCGGTGTTTGTCCTGCCTGTGAGGAGAGGGAGTGTCACAGTACTGAG TGGCTACGCTGCTGATGACATTACCCATTGCATCCGGCCCCAAGACATCAAGGAGCGGCGTGCAGTTATCATCCTTAGAAA GACCAGACCAGATGCTCCTCGACTGGACTCTGACAGCCTGTTGAGCTCTTCTCCTCCTGTAAAGAGACCCCCTCCTCTGAAAGCCAAACGCTCTCATCGCAAAGCAGAGCCTGATGCTGCTCACAG GCCGAGGGTACTAGAGATGGATAAAGAGGAGAACAGACATCCGTCACATTCCCGTCACCGTCGTCACAGCATCAGCTCCGAGAACTACAGGAGACGTGGTCAAGACTCCAACAAACACCGGGAGAGTTCAGGACGCAAAGTCAAAATGAGACGCCACTGA